The proteins below come from a single Mya arenaria isolate MELC-2E11 chromosome 6, ASM2691426v1 genomic window:
- the LOC128238329 gene encoding uncharacterized protein LOC128238329, protein MATADFPNEEIKIVINEDLITCQICMERFESPRMLPCQHTFCKTCIEAVIKKRCFGEHECNVFDCPVCRLQCKTGNGRTDMNVIMNDFPANRLMNELLEGIETYANYANTEAFNSNIDEECPQNASKKVQLYLWSCHCFLEVFRQYMHACFRLRWIKGQHLALHDAFINRKLASMFSDIVLTLFYKDNDDCILHQGIIATALEVSVPRNLNLDDRIQAIETIQTNTELMAYYFDKDLIDKSFVKEIAKSDWVKMIHYKDQCQQTNAGKLDLMFIAFRSLGFSNVFSISTLAMFMISKVKCLPRLCVLTTRFTQFQIKLLATLRVFGIIFLTHICGCLGWRMISYIVVIMFTVYLVMWIRPRNSRQCIHFQVLEISSGEIKIIPPISLDEFSLVGKITHSIIYVENLCRCVFICIALFKLISSFAYLPIVWIVVYDIVLEITQAVI, encoded by the coding sequence ATGGCCACAGCTGATTTCccaaatgaagaaataaaaatcgTAATAAATGAGGATCTTATAACATGTCAAATTTGCATGGAACGTTTTGAAAGCCCTAGAATGTTGCCATGTCAACATACCTTTTGCAAAACATGCATTGAAGCAGTAATCAAGAAACGCTGCTTCGGGGAACACGAATGTAATGTATTTGACTGTCCAGTTTGTCGGTTACAATGCAAGACTGGAAACGGACGAACAGATATGAATGTTATCATGAACGATTTTCCTGCAAATAGACTTATGAATGAATTGCTTGAAGGGATTGAAACATATGCGAATTATGCAAACACAGAGGCATTTAATAGCAACATTGACGAGGAATGTCCCCAAAACGCTTCGAAGAAAGTCCAGTTATACTTGTGGAGTTGTCATTGTTTTCTGGAGGTCTTTAGGCAGTATATGCATGCATGTTTTCGGCTACGATGGATAAAAGGCCAACATCTAGCATTACACGACGCGTTCATTAACCGAAAACTTGCATCTATGTTCAGTGATATTGTGCTAACACTATTCTACAAGGACAATGATGATTGTATTTTACACCAGGGTATTATTGCTACTGCTCTTGAAGTGTCTGTCCCAAGAAATCTGAATCTCGACGACAGAATTCAGGCAATAGAAACTATTCAGACAAATACTGAATTGATggcatattattttgataaggATCTTATCGATAAATCGTTTGTGAAAGAAATTGCAAAATCAGACTGGGTTAAAATGATTCATTACAAAGATCAGTGTCAACAGACAAATGCAGGAAAGCTTGACTTGATGTTCATCGCATTTCGTTCACTTGGATTTAGCAACGTGTTTTCAATATCTACTCTGGCTATGTTTATGATCTCGAAAGTAAAATGTTTGCCTAGACTTTGTGTGTTAACAACACGATTTacacagtttcaaataaaacttctTGCGACTTTAAGAGTGTTTGGAATCATCTTTTTAACTCACATATGTGGCTGTTTAGGATGGCGGATGATTTCTTACATAGTTGTTATAATGTTTACAGTTTACCTGGTGATGTGGATTCGTCCTCGTAATTCACGGCAGTGTATTCACTTTCAAGTGCTTGAAATTTCATCAGGCGAGATAAAAATAATCCCACCTATAAGTTTAGATGAATTTTCTCTAGTTGGTAAAATTACACATTCAATAATTTATGTTGAAAACTTGTGTCGCTGCGTATTCATTTGTATTGCactatttaaacttatttcttcCTTCGCATATTTACCGATTGTTTGGATAGTAGTTTACGACATTGTATTAGAAATCACACAAGCGGTTATATAG